The Myxococcota bacterium genome window below encodes:
- a CDS encoding M18 family aminopeptidase — MPDPSRDLLAFIDAAPTPYHAVAEVSRRLAERGFRACSESELWSLSPGDRRFVVRNGGSLLAFQVGDESPVEGGFRIVGAHSDSPNLRAKPRADVSAHGYRQLAVEPYGGVLLHTWLDRDLSLAGRVTLRERDGARTVLVDFGRPLLRIPSLAIHLNREIRESGLKLNPETQALPVVGLEGAPGLAALVATELRAQQLADVAPEDVLAHELMLYDAQPAAALGADGAFLAAPRLDNLASCHAATTALLGAANAPLGRATRAVVLYDHEEVGSQSAQGAAGTFLLESLERIVGAFKGGEPQGFARARSRSLLVSADMAHGVHPNYAEKHDAGHRPVLGRGPVIKTNVNQSYASDARTAGAFAALCAEVGVTPQQFTPRNDGPCGSTIGPISAARTGIPAVDVGNPMLSMHSCREMAGAADVEPMIRVLQAFFTGV, encoded by the coding sequence ATGCCGGATCCGTCGCGCGACCTGCTCGCGTTCATCGACGCAGCTCCGACGCCCTACCACGCGGTGGCCGAGGTCTCGCGGCGGCTCGCCGAGCGCGGCTTCCGCGCCTGCAGTGAGAGCGAGCTGTGGAGCCTGTCGCCGGGCGACCGCCGCTTCGTGGTGCGCAACGGGGGCAGCCTGCTGGCCTTCCAGGTGGGCGACGAGTCGCCGGTCGAGGGCGGCTTCCGCATCGTGGGCGCGCACAGCGACTCGCCCAACCTGCGCGCCAAGCCGCGCGCCGACGTGTCCGCGCACGGCTACCGGCAGCTGGCCGTGGAGCCCTACGGCGGCGTGCTCCTGCATACCTGGCTCGACCGCGACCTGTCACTGGCCGGGCGAGTCACTCTGCGCGAGCGCGACGGCGCGCGCACCGTGCTGGTCGACTTCGGCCGTCCGCTGCTGCGCATTCCCAGCCTGGCGATCCACCTGAACCGCGAGATCCGCGAGTCGGGCCTGAAGCTGAACCCCGAGACGCAGGCGCTCCCGGTCGTGGGGCTCGAAGGCGCGCCCGGCCTGGCGGCGCTGGTTGCGACCGAGCTGCGCGCGCAGCAGCTCGCCGACGTGGCTCCGGAAGACGTGCTGGCGCACGAGCTCATGCTCTACGACGCGCAGCCCGCCGCCGCGCTGGGCGCCGATGGCGCGTTCCTGGCCGCGCCCCGGCTCGACAACCTGGCCTCGTGTCACGCCGCCACCACGGCGCTGCTCGGCGCGGCGAACGCGCCGCTCGGCCGCGCCACGCGCGCGGTCGTGCTCTACGACCACGAGGAGGTCGGGAGTCAGAGCGCGCAGGGGGCGGCCGGCACGTTCCTGCTCGAGTCACTCGAGCGGATCGTGGGCGCGTTCAAGGGCGGCGAGCCGCAGGGCTTCGCGCGCGCGCGCTCGCGCTCGCTCCTGGTCTCGGCCGACATGGCGCACGGCGTGCACCCGAACTACGCCGAGAAGCACGACGCCGGTCACCGGCCGGTGCTCGGCCGCGGGCCGGTGATCAAGACCAACGTGAATCAGTCCTACGCCAGCGACGCGCGCACCGCCGGCGCGTTCGCCGCGCTGTGCGCCGAGGTCGGCGTGACGCCGCAGCAGTTCACGCCGCGCAACGACGGCCCGTGCGGCTCGACCATCGGGCCGATCAGCGCCGCGCGCACCGGCATTCCCGCGGTCGACGTCGGCAACCCGATGCTCTCCATGCACTCGTGCCGCGAGATGGCGGGCGCGGCCGACGTCGAGCCGATGATCCGCGTGCTGCAGGCCTTCTTCACCGGAGTTTGA
- a CDS encoding AMP-binding protein: MTTVAAIARKSPDKPALIYGNGETVETFGQLEQRSRRIGHLLRKAGLEPGDGIAVYLANDDEFFDLYWACHRVGLYFTPVNWHLQEDEIQYIVDNCDAKLLFAHARFGELAARVASRAPKLAGRFALGGEIPGFRSLAEALDELPADAPLEDELEGSVMLYSSGTTGKPKGVRRALPRLPAGHPSTMAGVVGLAMLFGISENDVYLTPAPLYHAAPIGFTSSMQRLGATAVVLRRFEPEEVLRTIADQRVTSAQFVPTHFRRLLSLPESVRDKADLSSLRVAIHAAAPCPIPLKEQMIAWWGDAIMEYYGGTEGGGTLIRAQEWLTHKGSVGRHWAGGVVHTLDENGLEFDEPGREGAIYFDAPSDPSARFSYHKDPDKTASTYKGSLFTIGDIGYKDAEGYVYLTDRQSNMIISGGVNIYPQETENHLIMHPKVQDVAVIGVPNEDLGEEVKAVVVPAAGVSPGPALERELIEFCRSALAHYKCPRTIDFASDVPRTETGKMAKRRLREKYWAGRESRIV; the protein is encoded by the coding sequence ATGACCACGGTGGCCGCAATTGCGCGCAAGAGTCCGGACAAGCCGGCCCTGATCTACGGCAACGGCGAGACAGTCGAGACCTTCGGCCAGCTCGAGCAGCGCTCGCGGCGCATCGGCCACCTGCTGCGCAAGGCGGGGCTCGAGCCCGGCGACGGCATCGCGGTGTATCTCGCGAACGACGACGAGTTCTTCGACCTGTACTGGGCGTGTCACCGCGTCGGGCTCTACTTCACGCCGGTGAACTGGCACCTGCAGGAGGACGAGATCCAGTACATCGTCGACAACTGCGACGCGAAGCTCCTGTTCGCGCACGCGCGCTTCGGCGAGCTCGCCGCGCGGGTGGCTTCGCGCGCGCCCAAGCTCGCGGGCCGCTTCGCGCTCGGCGGCGAGATCCCCGGCTTCCGCAGCCTGGCCGAGGCGCTCGACGAGCTGCCCGCCGACGCGCCGCTCGAAGACGAGCTCGAGGGCTCGGTCATGCTCTACTCGTCGGGCACCACCGGCAAGCCCAAGGGCGTGCGGCGCGCGCTGCCGCGCCTTCCGGCGGGTCACCCGTCGACCATGGCAGGCGTGGTGGGGCTGGCGATGCTGTTCGGGATCAGCGAGAACGACGTGTATCTCACGCCGGCGCCGCTGTATCACGCGGCGCCGATCGGCTTCACGTCGTCGATGCAGCGCTTGGGCGCCACGGCCGTGGTGCTGCGCCGCTTCGAGCCGGAAGAGGTGCTGCGCACGATCGCCGACCAGCGCGTGACCTCGGCGCAGTTCGTGCCGACTCATTTCCGGCGCCTCCTCTCCCTGCCCGAGTCGGTGCGCGACAAGGCCGATCTATCGAGCCTGCGCGTCGCGATCCACGCGGCCGCGCCCTGCCCGATCCCGCTCAAGGAGCAGATGATCGCCTGGTGGGGCGACGCCATCATGGAGTACTACGGCGGCACCGAAGGCGGCGGCACGCTGATCCGCGCGCAGGAGTGGCTGACTCACAAGGGCTCCGTGGGCCGGCACTGGGCGGGCGGCGTGGTGCACACGCTGGACGAGAACGGCCTGGAGTTCGACGAGCCCGGCCGCGAGGGCGCGATCTACTTCGACGCCCCTTCGGACCCGAGCGCCCGCTTCTCCTACCACAAGGATCCGGACAAGACCGCGTCGACCTACAAGGGCAGCCTATTCACGATCGGCGACATCGGCTACAAGGACGCCGAAGGCTACGTGTATCTCACGGACCGGCAGTCGAACATGATCATCTCGGGCGGCGTGAACATCTACCCGCAGGAGACCGAGAACCACCTGATCATGCACCCCAAGGTGCAGGACGTGGCGGTGATCGGCGTGCCCAACGAAGACTTGGGCGAAGAGGTGAAGGCGGTGGTCGTGCCCGCGGCCGGAGTGAGTCCCGGCCCGGCGCTGGAGCGCGAGCTGATCGAGTTCTGCCGCAGCGCGCTCGCGCACTACAAGTGCCCGCGCACCATCGACTTCGCGTCGGACGTGCCGCGCACCGAGACGGGCAAGATGGCCAAGCGCCGGCTGCGCGAGAAGTACTGGGCGGGCCGCGAGAGCCGCATCGTATGA
- a CDS encoding glutathione S-transferase family protein, which produces MTRPVTIVGSYLSPYVRKVLAVLQRKGIAYEIDPITPFMGDERFSQLSPLRRIPVLLDGDLALVDSTVICEYLEERTPEPALYPRGLAARARARWLEEYADSRMGDVFIWQYWYPLVVNRFVFGAKPDPAAIEKTVAVEIPEVLGYLERELPERGFLFGAEPTVPDLTIAAVYRNLELGRHRLDETRWPKTAAFLARAAALDELARLRPFEEAMLRAPPTQHRKVLAELGAPLTRESYDTGVPRPGIMRL; this is translated from the coding sequence ATGACCCGGCCGGTCACGATCGTCGGCAGCTACCTCTCGCCCTACGTGCGCAAGGTGCTGGCGGTGCTGCAGCGCAAGGGCATCGCCTACGAGATCGACCCGATCACGCCCTTCATGGGCGACGAGCGCTTCTCGCAGCTCTCGCCGCTGCGGCGCATCCCGGTGCTCCTGGACGGCGACCTCGCGCTCGTGGACTCCACGGTGATCTGCGAGTATCTCGAGGAGCGCACGCCCGAGCCGGCGCTCTACCCGCGCGGCCTGGCGGCGCGCGCGCGCGCGCGCTGGCTCGAGGAGTACGCCGACTCGCGCATGGGCGACGTGTTCATCTGGCAGTACTGGTATCCGCTGGTGGTGAACCGCTTCGTGTTCGGCGCCAAGCCGGACCCGGCCGCGATCGAGAAGACCGTGGCGGTGGAGATCCCCGAGGTGCTCGGGTATCTCGAGCGCGAGCTGCCCGAGCGCGGCTTCCTGTTCGGCGCGGAGCCGACCGTGCCCGACCTCACGATCGCCGCGGTCTACCGCAACCTGGAGCTCGGCCGCCATCGTCTCGACGAGACCCGCTGGCCGAAGACCGCGGCGTTCCTGGCGCGCGCGGCCGCGCTCGACGAGCTGGCGCGCCTACGGCCGTTCGAAGAGGCCATGCTGCGCGCGCCTCCAACCCAACACCGGAAGGTGTTGGCCGAGCTGGGCGCGCCGCTCACGCGCGAGTCCTACGACACCGGCGTGCCGCGCCCGGGGATCATGCGCCTCTGA
- a CDS encoding molybdopterin cofactor-binding domain-containing protein, which produces MALTRRAFIVGGTLAGGGLLLGYALSPLSNLKRARSLGAAGDEVLLATWVKLAPDGTVTVIVPHSEMGQGVHTSLPMMLAEELDADWSQVRVEQAPADPAFANGALARGYLLGDYEIPASLSGATDFATRKIAEFKHVQITGGSLSVRATGIAGMRRTGAAARWMLVQAAAAQWKVPASEVTTEKGRLFHAKSDRSAGYGELASAAAAFDPPADVPLKARERYTIVGQPIQRLDLPSKVDGSARYGIDTRLPGMLFAAVRASPVFGGRVTRFDAAAVSSRRGVVKAFELPGAVAVVADNYWRAKQALEALPVEFAGGAASHSSGSIFSGMEAALKAGGLHKDWAHGDADGALAGAARVVEATYRVPYLAHACMEPVNCTAWFHDGRLEVWGGFQDGLGARAKAAELSGLSFERVTLHHTAMGGGFGRRGPTLNYLERAIDVAKQLDRPVNVIWSREEDMTQDNYRNASISRMRGGLDASGRTVAWLQEFTEKHDPSDANHIAYGIEHRAARFASGTDPIPFGPWRSVDNSIHGFFIESFVDELAAAAQRDPYEYRRELLAGAPRHRAVLEAVAKLSGWGGPTPPGRARGISLKEAFDTIVAQVAEVSAGEDGRVRVHKVWCAADPGEVVHPDGIRAQLEGGIIYGLTAALYGEISIRDGRVVEQNFPDYPMVKLADAPVIELALVPSGAHAGGAGEPGTPPIAAAVANAAFALTGRRLRELPLRKHDLRTPPKEWKPEQGGNESST; this is translated from the coding sequence ATGGCACTCACCCGGCGCGCCTTCATCGTCGGCGGGACGCTGGCAGGCGGCGGACTCCTGCTGGGCTACGCCCTGTCTCCTCTGTCGAACCTGAAGCGCGCGCGCTCGCTCGGCGCCGCCGGCGACGAGGTGCTGCTCGCCACCTGGGTGAAGCTCGCCCCCGATGGCACGGTGACCGTGATCGTGCCGCACTCCGAGATGGGCCAGGGCGTGCACACGTCGCTGCCCATGATGCTCGCCGAGGAGCTCGACGCCGACTGGAGCCAGGTGCGCGTGGAGCAGGCGCCGGCGGACCCGGCGTTCGCGAACGGTGCGCTGGCACGCGGCTATCTCTTGGGTGACTACGAGATACCCGCGTCGCTCTCGGGCGCGACCGACTTCGCCACGCGCAAGATCGCCGAGTTCAAGCACGTGCAGATCACCGGCGGGAGTCTCTCGGTGCGCGCGACCGGCATCGCGGGCATGCGCCGGACCGGCGCCGCCGCGCGCTGGATGCTGGTCCAGGCCGCGGCCGCGCAGTGGAAGGTGCCCGCGTCCGAAGTCACCACCGAGAAAGGCCGCCTCTTCCACGCGAAATCGGACCGCTCGGCCGGCTACGGCGAGCTCGCGAGCGCCGCGGCCGCATTCGATCCGCCGGCCGACGTGCCGCTGAAGGCGCGCGAGCGCTACACGATCGTCGGGCAGCCGATCCAGCGCCTCGACCTGCCCTCGAAGGTCGATGGCAGCGCGCGCTACGGCATCGATACCCGGCTTCCGGGCATGCTGTTCGCCGCGGTGCGCGCGAGCCCGGTGTTCGGCGGGCGCGTGACGCGCTTCGACGCGGCGGCGGTCTCGAGCCGGCGCGGCGTGGTGAAGGCGTTCGAGCTCCCGGGTGCGGTCGCCGTCGTGGCCGACAACTACTGGCGCGCCAAGCAGGCGCTCGAGGCGCTGCCCGTCGAGTTCGCGGGCGGCGCCGCGAGTCACTCGTCGGGATCGATCTTCTCCGGCATGGAAGCGGCCTTGAAGGCCGGCGGCCTGCACAAGGACTGGGCGCACGGCGACGCCGACGGCGCGCTGGCCGGCGCCGCGCGCGTGGTCGAGGCGACCTACCGCGTGCCCTATCTCGCCCACGCCTGCATGGAGCCGGTGAACTGCACCGCCTGGTTCCACGACGGCCGGCTCGAGGTCTGGGGCGGCTTCCAGGACGGGCTGGGCGCGCGGGCCAAGGCGGCCGAGCTGTCCGGACTGTCGTTCGAGCGAGTCACTCTGCACCACACCGCGATGGGTGGCGGCTTCGGGCGCCGCGGCCCGACGCTGAACTATCTCGAGCGCGCGATCGACGTCGCCAAGCAGCTCGACCGCCCGGTGAACGTGATCTGGTCGCGCGAAGAGGACATGACTCAGGACAACTACCGCAACGCATCGATCTCGCGCATGCGCGGCGGGCTCGATGCCTCGGGGCGCACGGTCGCCTGGCTGCAGGAGTTCACCGAGAAGCACGATCCCTCCGACGCGAACCACATCGCCTACGGCATCGAGCACCGGGCCGCGCGCTTCGCCTCCGGCACCGACCCGATCCCGTTCGGCCCGTGGCGCAGCGTCGACAACAGCATCCACGGCTTCTTCATCGAGTCGTTCGTGGACGAGCTCGCGGCCGCCGCCCAGCGCGACCCCTATGAATACCGCCGCGAGCTGCTCGCCGGCGCGCCCCGACACCGCGCGGTGTTGGAGGCGGTGGCGAAGCTCTCGGGCTGGGGCGGCCCCACGCCGCCGGGACGCGCCCGAGGCATCTCGCTGAAGGAGGCGTTCGACACGATCGTGGCGCAGGTCGCCGAGGTCTCGGCGGGCGAAGACGGCCGCGTGCGCGTGCACAAGGTGTGGTGCGCGGCGGACCCGGGCGAGGTGGTACACCCGGACGGCATCCGGGCGCAGCTCGAGGGCGGCATCATCTACGGACTCACGGCCGCGCTCTACGGCGAGATCTCGATCCGGGACGGGCGAGTCGTGGAGCAGAACTTCCCCGACTACCCGATGGTGAAGCTGGCCGATGCGCCGGTGATCGAGCTCGCGCTCGTGCCGTCGGGCGCGCACGCGGGCGGCGCGGGCGAGCCCGGCACGCCGCCGATCGCTGCGGCCGTGGCGAACGCGGCCTTCGCGCTCACCGGCCGGCGCCTGCGCGAGCTGCCGCTGCGCAAGCACGACCTGCGCACGCCGCCTAAAGAGTGGAAGCCGGAGCAGGGCGGGAACGAGTCCAGCACCTGA
- a CDS encoding (2Fe-2S)-binding protein, translating to MQIRVNGTAHELDVESEMPLLWALRDQLGLTGTKYGCGVSYCGACTVLVDGKAVRSCVLPVAAAEGHEVTTIEGLASGGTLHRVQQAWLEHQVPQCGYCQSGQILAAAALLDANPKPSDAEIDAAMTNVCRCGTYGRIRAAIHAVARG from the coding sequence ATGCAGATCCGGGTGAACGGGACCGCGCACGAGCTCGACGTCGAGAGCGAGATGCCGCTGCTCTGGGCGCTGCGCGACCAGCTCGGCCTGACCGGGACCAAGTACGGCTGCGGTGTCTCGTACTGCGGGGCGTGCACGGTGCTCGTCGACGGCAAGGCGGTGCGCAGCTGCGTGCTGCCCGTGGCCGCGGCCGAAGGCCACGAGGTCACCACGATCGAGGGGCTGGCGAGCGGGGGTACACTGCACCGTGTACAGCAGGCCTGGCTCGAGCATCAGGTGCCGCAGTGCGGCTACTGCCAGTCGGGCCAGATCCTGGCGGCGGCCGCGCTGCTCGACGCGAACCCGAAGCCGAGCGACGCCGAGATCGACGCCGCGATGACCAACGTGTGTCGCTGCGGCACCTACGGCCGCATCCGCGCGGCCATCCACGCCGTGGCGCGGGGCTAG
- a CDS encoding nitroreductase family protein, producing MGWEDAASFGGGFDLDGVDRLLATTRAVRKRLDLAKPVPRSVILECIRLSQQAPTGSNRQGWRWLVVTDAKKRQALAEIYKRGGAQYLEQALKATPPGEAQTRRVYDSALWLVDHLHEVPVHVIPCALGRVNDSLPLGMRAGFYGSIYPAVWSFQLALRSRGLGSVLTTLHMNREEEAAELLGIPKDVTQVGLLPVAYTKGMDFKPADRPGADSITYFERWG from the coding sequence ATCGGCTGGGAGGACGCCGCGAGCTTCGGCGGCGGCTTCGACCTCGACGGCGTCGACCGCCTGCTCGCCACGACGCGCGCGGTGCGCAAGCGCCTGGACCTGGCCAAGCCCGTGCCCAGGTCGGTGATCCTGGAGTGCATCCGCCTGTCCCAGCAGGCGCCGACCGGCTCCAACCGCCAGGGCTGGCGCTGGCTCGTGGTGACCGACGCGAAGAAGCGCCAGGCGCTCGCCGAGATCTACAAGCGCGGCGGCGCGCAGTATCTCGAGCAGGCCCTGAAGGCGACACCGCCCGGGGAGGCACAGACCCGGCGCGTATACGACTCCGCGCTCTGGCTGGTCGACCACCTGCACGAGGTGCCGGTGCACGTGATCCCGTGCGCGCTGGGGCGCGTGAACGACTCACTCCCGCTCGGCATGCGCGCAGGCTTCTACGGCTCGATCTACCCCGCGGTCTGGAGCTTCCAGCTCGCTCTGCGCTCGCGCGGGCTGGGCTCGGTGCTGACCACCCTGCACATGAACCGCGAGGAGGAGGCGGCCGAGCTCTTGGGCATCCCCAAGGACGTGACCCAGGTCGGGCTCCTGCCCGTCGCCTACACCAAGGGCATGGACTTCAAGCCCGCCGACCGGCCCGGCGCCGACTCGATCACCTACTTCGAGCGCTGGGGCTGA
- a CDS encoding DsbA family protein has translation MQLPLYFDYACPWAYLGSHRAEAYFRDLGVEIDFRPVHLRRLVEPGVGKPPELGPRKTANYANDVRHWAEALGAQIDPAARALYKSDTQLALRCALVAKDMGRFRELHYPLYRARWAEARDLSDESLLAQRIRAAGLDPDAVLERAKSAELEARLTRDTEAAVARGVFGVPTLFVGDEMFWGNDRFELVRFYVSKAARG, from the coding sequence GTGCAGCTTCCGCTCTACTTCGACTACGCGTGTCCGTGGGCGTACCTGGGCTCGCACCGCGCCGAGGCGTATTTCCGCGACCTCGGGGTCGAGATCGACTTCCGGCCGGTGCACCTGCGCCGGCTGGTCGAGCCCGGCGTCGGCAAGCCGCCCGAGCTCGGTCCGCGCAAGACCGCCAACTACGCCAACGACGTGCGTCACTGGGCCGAAGCGCTGGGCGCGCAGATCGACCCGGCCGCGCGCGCCCTGTACAAGAGCGACACACAGCTCGCCCTGCGCTGCGCGCTGGTCGCCAAGGACATGGGCCGCTTCCGCGAGCTGCACTACCCCCTGTACCGCGCGCGCTGGGCCGAGGCCCGCGACCTCTCCGACGAGTCATTGCTCGCGCAGCGCATCCGCGCCGCCGGCCTCGACCCGGACGCGGTTCTAGAGCGCGCGAAGTCGGCCGAGCTCGAGGCGCGACTCACTCGCGACACGGAGGCCGCGGTGGCGCGCGGCGTGTTCGGCGTGCCGACCCTCTTCGTCGGCGACGAGATGTTCTGGGGCAACGATCGCTTCGAGCTGGTGCGTTTCTACGTGTCCAAGGCCGCGCGCGGCTAG
- a CDS encoding serine hydrolase domain-containing protein: MEPDFTALEAEMERQIASGLRPTLQIAVDWRGRRVFERALGPGATSDATYVLWSSTKPFVAVALLQAVDEGKLALDTRVATHIPEFGAHGKHKVTLAQLLSHRGGFPDNTPELSRALARVSRDWNEALRFVCDMTPAWEPGTDRGYHPSSAWFVAGELLQRLDGRPLYDSLRARVLDPLGIPRDGFTLGRPEELAAPPLRVTTRDVRGAPPQAEADWWNDPRTHSAVIPGGGGIARARSLVAFYRALLAGGRGAHGRILSAAMLRAATFPHAVGIRDRTFLLDIPWGLGFHLKHVVPSLDDCGTRATPGTFGHGGHFLVNTAFADPSRDLAVAILSNGLGEPRAGRAAVTALSDAVHAAIDAAQARVAE; this comes from the coding sequence GTGGAACCGGACTTCACCGCGCTCGAAGCCGAGATGGAGCGCCAGATCGCGTCGGGCCTGCGGCCGACGCTGCAGATCGCCGTCGACTGGCGCGGCCGGCGCGTGTTCGAGCGCGCGCTCGGGCCGGGCGCCACGAGCGACGCGACTTACGTCTTGTGGAGCTCGACCAAGCCGTTCGTGGCGGTGGCGCTGCTGCAGGCCGTCGACGAGGGCAAGCTCGCGCTCGACACGCGCGTCGCGACTCACATCCCGGAGTTCGGCGCGCACGGCAAGCACAAGGTGACTCTGGCGCAGCTCTTGTCGCACCGCGGCGGCTTCCCCGACAACACGCCCGAGCTGTCGCGGGCGCTGGCGCGGGTGTCTCGCGACTGGAACGAGGCGCTGCGCTTCGTGTGCGACATGACGCCCGCCTGGGAGCCCGGCACCGACCGCGGCTACCACCCGTCGTCGGCCTGGTTCGTGGCCGGCGAGCTGCTGCAGCGGCTCGACGGACGGCCGCTCTACGACTCACTGCGCGCGCGCGTGCTCGATCCGCTGGGCATTCCGCGCGACGGCTTCACGCTGGGCCGGCCCGAGGAGCTGGCCGCGCCACCGCTGCGCGTGACTACGCGCGACGTGCGCGGCGCGCCACCGCAGGCAGAGGCCGACTGGTGGAACGACCCGCGCACACACTCCGCGGTGATTCCCGGCGGAGGCGGCATCGCGCGCGCGCGCAGCCTGGTCGCGTTCTACCGCGCGCTGCTCGCCGGCGGGCGCGGCGCCCACGGGCGCATCCTGTCCGCGGCGATGTTGCGCGCCGCCACCTTCCCGCACGCAGTCGGCATCCGCGACCGCACGTTCCTGCTCGACATTCCGTGGGGGCTCGGCTTCCACCTGAAGCACGTGGTGCCGTCGCTCGATGACTGCGGCACGCGCGCGACGCCGGGCACGTTCGGACACGGCGGGCACTTCCTGGTGAACACGGCGTTCGCGGACCCGAGCCGCGACCTCGCGGTCGCGATCCTGTCGAACGGGCTGGGCGAGCCGCGCGCGGGCCGCGCAGCCGTGACCGCGCTGTCGGACGCGGTGCACGCCGCGATCGACGCTGCGCAGGCGCGCGTCGCGGAGTAG
- a CDS encoding YqgE/AlgH family protein, producing MSGDSIAPGLLLAMPQLDDPNFARAVVLMVQHGDQGSFGLVINRPSETPVIDVTAPMGMRWRGDPSAVIWIGGPVSPETGWLLHEPTQAVAGEGTLEVSDGVSLSTSPHNFRALIEHPPRRVRFLAGYAGWGAHQLESELAQGAWLTSDVTPELVFDTPAERMWDVALRSLGIEPGALVPGVGVH from the coding sequence ATGAGCGGTGACTCGATCGCGCCGGGCCTCCTCCTCGCCATGCCGCAGCTCGACGATCCGAACTTCGCCCGCGCCGTGGTGCTCATGGTGCAGCACGGCGACCAGGGCTCGTTCGGCCTGGTGATCAACCGGCCGAGCGAGACACCGGTGATCGACGTGACCGCTCCCATGGGCATGCGCTGGCGCGGCGATCCGTCGGCGGTGATCTGGATCGGCGGGCCGGTGAGTCCCGAGACCGGCTGGCTGTTGCACGAGCCCACGCAGGCGGTCGCCGGCGAGGGCACGCTCGAGGTGAGCGACGGCGTGTCGCTCTCGACCTCGCCCCACAACTTCCGCGCGCTGATCGAGCACCCGCCGCGCCGCGTGCGCTTCCTGGCGGGCTACGCCGGCTGGGGCGCGCATCAGCTCGAGAGCGAGCTGGCGCAGGGCGCGTGGCTCACGAGCGATGTCACTCCGGAGCTGGTGTTCGACACGCCGGCGGAGCGCATGTGGGACGTGGCGCTGCGCTCGCTCGGCATCGAGCCGGGGGCGCTCGTGCCGGGCGTCGGAGTCCACTGA
- a CDS encoding TIGR01777 family oxidoreductase: MARIALSGASGLVGARLAEALGADGHRVLRLVRGSAAENELQWDPARGRLDPARLAGLDAFIHLSGERVAGVRWTAARKQEIAASRVASTTLVAETIARLTPRPALLCASAIGYYGDRGGEWLEETSPAGQGFLADVCAQWERACEPARAAGARVVNLRLGVVLDPNGGALAPLALQHRLGLGGRVGPGTQWVSWITSADVCAAARHILVTPALVGAVNLVAPQPVTNAELSKALARALHRPAVLPLPAALLRLALGEAADGMLLASQRVRPAKLLASGFRFQDPELEPALRKLLA; this comes from the coding sequence ATGGCCCGCATCGCGCTGAGCGGGGCATCCGGCCTGGTCGGTGCGCGCCTGGCCGAGGCGCTGGGCGCCGACGGCCACCGCGTGCTGCGGCTGGTGCGCGGCAGCGCGGCCGAGAACGAGCTCCAGTGGGACCCCGCGCGGGGCCGGCTCGATCCCGCGCGGCTCGCGGGGCTCGATGCGTTCATCCACCTGTCGGGGGAGCGGGTCGCCGGCGTGCGCTGGACCGCCGCGCGCAAGCAGGAGATCGCGGCCAGCCGCGTGGCGTCGACCACGCTCGTGGCCGAGACGATCGCGCGCCTCACGCCGCGGCCGGCGCTGCTCTGTGCCTCGGCGATCGGCTACTACGGCGACCGCGGCGGTGAGTGGCTGGAAGAGACGAGCCCGGCGGGACAGGGCTTCCTGGCCGATGTGTGCGCGCAGTGGGAGCGCGCGTGCGAGCCCGCGCGCGCGGCGGGCGCGCGCGTGGTGAACCTGCGGCTCGGGGTCGTGCTCGATCCGAACGGCGGCGCGCTGGCGCCGCTGGCGCTGCAACACCGCCTCGGGCTCGGCGGGCGCGTCGGGCCCGGCACGCAATGGGTGTCGTGGATCACGAGCGCCGACGTGTGCGCCGCCGCACGACACATCCTGGTGACGCCCGCGCTCGTGGGCGCGGTGAATCTGGTGGCGCCCCAGCCGGTGACCAACGCCGAGCTCTCGAAGGCGCTCGCGCGCGCGCTGCACCGGCCGGCCGTTCTGCCGCTGCCGGCCGCGCTGTTGCGGCTGGCGCTGGGCGAAGCGGCCGACGGCATGCTGCTCGCGAGTCAGCGGGTGCGGCCCGCCAAGCTCCTGGCCAGCGGGTTCCGCTTCCAGGATCCCGAGCTCGAGCCGGCGCTGCGCAAGCTGCTCGCCTGA
- a CDS encoding acylphosphatase — MKRLRCWVTGRVQGVFFRGATQERMRELGVRGWVRNLPDGRVEALVEGDDAALEQALAFLRRGPRGALVTGVEVADASAGETLGAFEIRR, encoded by the coding sequence ATGAAGCGCTTGCGCTGCTGGGTCACGGGGCGGGTGCAGGGCGTGTTCTTCCGCGGTGCGACTCAGGAGCGCATGCGCGAGCTCGGCGTGCGCGGCTGGGTGCGCAACCTGCCCGACGGGCGCGTCGAGGCGCTGGTCGAGGGCGACGACGCGGCGCTCGAGCAGGCGCTCGCGTTCCTGCGCCGCGGTCCGCGCGGCGCGCTCGTGACCGGGGTCGAGGTGGCCGACGCGAGCGCCGGCGAGACACTCGGCGCCTTCGAGATCCGGCGCTGA